TTCATGGTTGGATTGCTTCCCGGGATTTACAAACCCCAGCTCATGTAGGAGGAGTCTATCATTTAAGAAAAAAGATCCCTTCTTTGCAGAAATATGAATTAAAAGATCTTTATTTAGTAACCACAGCACATCGACATGCTTGGGTGCAGGTATATTTTCCCAAATTTGGATGGGTGGATATTGAAACTACTTCTTTTGCTATCCCTCCTGATCCTGAATTTGATCCCAATGCTCAAGATGTGGTGATCCCGTTGATTGACGAGCCCATCCCTCTCAAAAAAGAAAAATTCGATTTCCCTTTTACGTTATTTTTCACGTTTGTTGGAAGTTTGATCGTTCTGACTTTAATGGTTTTGTATTTTTATAAAGTCTTTTTATATACTTTTCTCTTCTTTGCAACACGAAGATACAACCCCAGAGCTACGAATTACCTTAACCGACTTCTTTACATGAAGCTTTATGATTATGGTTTCCCCAAGCGTAAAATCTATGAAACTCCATTGGATTATATCTCAAAAGTTCCTCAAACTGAACGGTTTGCAAAATTGATTACAGAATTAAAGTTTCGTATCAGTCTACCTCAACAAGAAAAAGAGCTACGATACCAAGAACTACTTGACGAATACAAAATGCTTTCTCAAACCCTAAAACCAAAAACGATATGGAAAAAACTCAAGTATCTACTCTCTCTGAAAGGGATTTTCTACAAGCAATGAAAGCCATAAGTTCAATTTTGTTTCTTTTATTGATAGTAAATTGTTCGAAACAATACAATTGGATTGAATATCGAGGTCATCAAGGTTCAGGTTATACTTCCGAACACATTTTTCCGCCTTTAGGATTAAAGTGGAAGATCAAAATCCAAGAAGAACGAATGAGAGCCAAAAGGGCTTTTAATCCCCCCATTGTGATCGATGATGTGATTTACTTTGGATCTCCTGATGGCAACTTCTATGCTTTTGATTTGAACACTGGTTATATGAAGTGGATTTTTAAAACCAAAGGAGCAGTGAATTCTGTTCCTTTTGCAGATGATCAAAATGTTTACTTCGGTTCTAATGATGGAAATGTCTATGCCGTAAATCGAAAAACTGGCGAAGAAGTTTGGTCCTTTTACACAGGAAAAACCGTGCAATCCTTAGTTCTTCGATACAAAGACTATATTATCTTTACAAGTGATACAGGAGCTACGTATTTTTTGGATTTAGATGGAAAGCCGGTCTTTCAACTCCCTAATCCTGTGTGGTCTCATCATACTTTTCAAGTTCAAGATGATATTGTTTATTGGGCACCTCAAGGAAGAAGATTTGGCGCTTATGACATCAATCAACGAAGATTTCTTTGGTATGTTGATGTTACAGCCCCCTACCCATTATGGTATTCATTCCCTGCGATTGATGATGAAAATATTTATTTTTCCTCGAGTTTCTACAAGGGTTATGAAGTGGAATTTAACTACTATGCTGTTAATCGATTTACAGGTGAGCTAAAGTGGCAATATACTGATACATATCAACATAGTCTGTATTATCCTGTCAATGAATATACTTTGTTTTTGGATCACGTAGAACTCTTGGATTATCTGGCTCCAACTTTATGGGAAAATTTAGTGATTTACACCAGTGGAGATACGATAGTTCGTGCTTTTGATAAAAACTCAGGGGATCTCGTTTGGACCAAAAAATTAGACTTTCCTTCTTCTTCAGCTCCAACAGTTGCAGGGGCTCGGATTTATTTTGGGGTCAATGGGATTAGTGAGGCTACGGACTCAGGTTTGTTTGTTCAAGCACCAAAACTGGTTTGTCTTTCCGCAAAAGACGGAACCACCCTATGGGAATATCCCACAGAGGGTGCAGTTTTAAACTCACCTTTGATATCGAATGGGAAAATCATTTTAGGGACTGATGAAAACGTATTTTACGTTTTGGAGGAAGTGTTTCATTTTGAGATTTTTCCTTTCTTGAGATAATAGAAATAATCACCTCGCAACCTCGTTGATAAGTTTTCCTAAGAGGTTATCATGTGTTGTAATGGATTTTTGATTGGCTTCGTATTCCCTTTGGACCTCGATCATTTTTGTCATCTCCCGAACGATATTGACATTCGATGCTTCTAAATATCCCTGTAATATCTTGGGAAAAAATTCTTCTTTAAATTCAAGCATAGGTCCTGATTCAGGAGTAATGGAATAAAAACTATTCCCCTCTTTTTTGAGTTCTCTTGGAAATTCCACTGTTCGTATTTTGATACGATCTAGAAGCACGGGTTCTTCCCATTGGTTCTGTGTTTCATTTGTGCCAATTAAAGGGTCATTTCCATACTTTCGATTGATCCAAATCTCTCCGTTTTCTTTCACAATCCAGTTCCAACGAGAAACTCTGATGGGTCCTTTTTCCCCCAACAAAGGAAAACCATCATGAGTCACAAGAAATCCATCTTTGTCTAATGTGAAATTTCCACTTCGTGTAAGCTTCTCACCTCGATCCGTAAGAACCACAAAAAAAGCAGGAGACTCCATACTTTTGTCATCTATGGCAAGATCAAAATGATTGTCGGTTTTCTTGAGAGCTCCCTTTTCGAAACGGATAAAGACTTCATTCAACTCCACACCCGTTCCAAGTTTTCCCACAATAGGTGCCAAATCAAAGCTTCCTATGGGAACCCAACCTAATCCATCATCCCTCGTTCTTCGAATCAACATCTCTGGAAAGGATTTAAAGATTGCATCTTCTGCTTTGAAGGCTGTTTTATCGACATTGGCAAGATTATTGGCAATCACATCCATTTTGTAGTGGTTCATAATCATGCCCGTTGCTGCGGTGTAGATACCTCTTAACATATTGATTCTTTCGGTTGTTTTTTCATTTTGGCTAATCGATTTATGTTTGTCAGTTTAGGCGCAGGAAAAAATCAAATCCCTCTCATAACAGCTCTGAAAAACCTCCAAATCCCGGTGATTGGCATCGACCAGAATCCCAACTCCATTGGAAAAAAATATTGTGATGTATTTTATCAGAATTCCATCTATGATAAAGAAAAGATTATAAAGCTCCTTAGACCTTACAAAAATCAACTTTTAGGGATATATACACGTTCTTTTGGAAAGGCAATTCAAATAGCAAATGAATTGGCTTTTTTACTGGAACTACCCCATAATCCCATCAATGCTATCCAACAGTATCAAGATAAAAAAAATATCATAAAGATCGCTCTACATCATAGAGACCTAAAAACCCAAAAAAACATGATAGAAAACTTAAACAACGCAAAAACATGGATCATCAAACCCAAAGATAGTTATTGCTTCTATGCAAAAAAAAACATCATTCTCGAAAAAAACTGGGACAAAGTTCAACCTTACCTTCAAAACGAAAACTTTATTGTTGAACCCTATTATGAAGGAAGTGAGTATATTTTTTTTGGAGTTGTGATCGATGGACAACTCTATCCTTTACTCATAACCCAAAAAGAACGTATCTTAGAAGGTGAACTAATCTTTTGTGATTTTTCTCATTTTTTTCCAAATGATTTGGATCCAGAAACAAAATACAAAATCTTTCAAATTTGCCAGTATATCGTTAAAAAAACAGAAATCCAAATAGGACCTTTTTTAGCGGAATTTGTGGTTTCAAAAAATGAAATTTTTTTCATCGAAGCTGCTCCTGAAATCGGAGGAGAAGGTATTCCTGATTTTATGTTTCCTGAAATCTTAAACATACCTTATTTCGAAATGATTGTCGACCTTTATTCAAAAAAACCTATTAAGAATAAAAACTTTTACAAAGAACTCTTATATAAAAAACTTTTAGAAAAAAAAGAAAAATCAATGCTTATACAATTTATTCTTCAAGAAGAGAGCTATTTTCAAAACTTGATTTTTCCTAAGGAACTCTATATGTCTCCCTACTATTACTATTCTGAAATTCTAAAAGATCCAAACACAAAAACCTATTACCAAAATAAAAACCAAGATCGTTTAGGATTTTTTGTTTTGAGTGGAAAGGTTCCTTTAGAAATTCTTCAAAAAGAAAAAGACATCATACTCAAAAAAACCATCATCAATTATTCTGAAAATTCTCTATAGGTTCGAAAGTAATAATCTCTTGATCTGTTTGTTCAATCAGATACCAATTTTTTATCATGGAAATATAATACAACATTCGAAGCATTTTGGGATGAGAAATTTCTTTGTAGTAAAACACTTGGTTTTCCTGCCAAAATCTCTGCAAATCCCATAAGCGTATGGTTTCTTGAGAACATTGGATTTTGCTTAACAAAGGATAGTTTTCGTTGATAAACCAATTCTGATATATAAAAATGCCTGTTTTTGTTTTACTTGATTGTTTGCAAATTTCTTGTTCTTGTTGAAAAGAAAGTTTTGATTTGATGGCTGAGATACCGTCTGGATTTCGATAAAGCAGCACAAAACGATGTTGATCGGAATTCGTATCGAACTCTTTATGGGTCAGCTCCACATGAGGATTTAAGATGAATATTAAAGGGCGTTTTTCGTTCAAGATCATTTGAACGAAATTTTTTTTATTCTCTTTGTTTTCTATTCGTTTTCTTATGATTTTTGAGTTTTGAATTATAAAGCCATGTAAATATTTCGTTGTTTGAAGAAAAAGCACAATGGGAGTAGAATTCGAAAAAGAAGGAAAAGACTCAGACTGATAAAACCTTATTGGAGAAACAACATTAGCACATTGCAGATATTTACAATACAAATAAGAAGAATACATCCCCAAAACAGAACTCGGATTTTGATTATCATGAAAGAAAATTGATTTTATATAATCTTTATAAATTAAATTTAATAATTCTCTATATCTTTTTTGCTCATACAAAAAATCAATATAGATATCCTTCCAGATGTCATAATGGATATCTGTCGGTATCCATTCCATCACACTAAAAAAATAAGGATCAGGAATGTATTGTTGATGAATTTTCTCGAGGGTTTCAAGGATTTCTGATTCAGTGATACCAAATTTTCTTTTTGATAAAAGTAGTCCTAAAAGGACTCCATATTGACTTTTGTTTGACAGGTGTTTTTTATGGATATTGGCGGCTTTGACAAACTCAATCGTAGACTGATAGTATTTCTGCATTTTGTATAGGCACCAACCATTCCATAGTGTGGCATAGTATTCTAAAAGATAAAAACCTTTTTCTTGAGACTTGAACTGAACATCTTCTGCAATTTTTTGAGCCAAATTTATATTGGATCCGTAGAGAATTCGGGATTGAATCAAACGTGCATATTGTTTTTCTAATTCTGTTATGGATTTATTTTTTTGGATCTTATCTAAAAGAATTAAAGTTTCTTTCTCGTTTTTCGTTCCCCAAAAATATAATTCTGCATGACGTATTCGAATCAATCCCTCGGTGATTGGTAATCCAGTCCATAAGTCAGTTCCCTTTTGTTTTTTTAGAAATTCAATATTTTGTTCATTTTGAAGTACTTTAATCAAAAAAGAAAAATTTTTTGATAATATCATCACATTGAAAATAGAGACCAAAGGAAATTGTTGAGAACTTTCTTTGGGATCACTCCAATACTTTTTGATAAAACTTTCTATATCGCCTGCATATAACAGCGATAGATAAAAATCACTACGTAATTGTTTTTGGATATTGGGATCAGTTCGATACATCATATTTTTTATGAGCAAAGCTGCCTCCAAGTTTAGACCAATACTTCTTAGATAATCAGGTAGCCATTTCCCGGTTTGATACATAAAGGGAATGTAATAATTTTTATTGATAAAATCTTCTAACACTATATAGATTTGCGTATAATCTTCAAGCGATAACGGTTTTTTGATTTTATAATATTTTGTATATATTTCCTGCAAAGATGTTAGCCATGAACAGAACATCTCCCCGAAATAATGACAATCATTTATCAAGTCTTTGTAATCATATTCTTGAGTTTTTAGGACTGAAAGATATTTTTCCCATACCTTCAAAGCTGGATTAGAGGAAGGTTTTGGATTTTGCTCCCATAACTGTTCTACTATCCAATAAAATTCAGGAAACTGTCGTAAGAATTCTTTTACTTCCAGCTGCTTTGGTTTGTCATAGTAATAGTAAGCAATTAAATTTCTTAAAAATTCTTTTGAAAATCTTTTTTGATTTTTGTATTCTTTTAAACTAAAAATTTCTTGATTCTCAAAGTAAAAGTCATTACTTGTAATAGAAAAAGAAATGAGAGAGAGTAAAATAATGAACAAAAGAATCTTTCTTTTCATTATGATTTTACCTTTAAATATTATTTTCCCTCAAGCTCAACAGAAAACCACAAATCCTGGTGATAAAATCACTCTAACAGAAAACCCCTTAATAGCAATCCATTCTTCAGATTATCTGGAAAGACACATCGCAAGCAAGAAGTTCCCAAAAGTAAAAGAAGATGCAGAAAAAAACTTACGAAAACTCAATCGAATCTTAAAGCATTATGAAAAAGACATCCCCGAATCCCAAAAGCAATATGAAGAAGCTCTAAACCACTATAAAAAAGCAATGGAGTCATTTGTTTCCAATGATATATTAGAGGCTTATAAAAACCTCCTGCAAAGTCGAAAGATTTCAAATGAACTCTTACAAAAATATGGAGAGGTTTATCAAAAAAGAGCTTTAGAAATTTCCAATGAAGTTTCCAACAAAATCCTACTGAAGGATCCAAAAGAATTTTTAATGGGAAGTTTTAATTACTTAAACTCAGAGCACAACCTTAACGTACTCAAAGATAAAATCCATACAGCTAATTACTTGACTCGAATCCATCAATATGCTGATGCGATAGAACTTTATCGTAATGCGAAAATCATCGGCATCATAACTTTATTACGATTAGAAGAAGAAGCTAATCGTCCAAAAATTTTAGAGAAATTCAAAATTGATTTAGAAGATGCCAACTATAAAGTCGAAAGAACCCTATTAGAAACTTTTTAATCTTTAATAAGAGTCAAAAATAAGAACTTGATGAGTTTCGTGGAATTCGAGGTATTTTTCTACTAAATAACGATTTCCAGCCACTAAACCATAGGAAACAAGGTTGGGTTTATTAAACAAAACCTCCGAAAATTCTTTTTCTAATAAGTGAACTTTCGATAAAGCCACCTGTCCAACTGCCTTTAATAGAGCTACCCCACCACAAATATCCCATTCATTCTTAGGAACTAAAGAGATCAATAAATCACCTTCTTGAATCGCGACTTTGGCTAACTTTCTTGCTACTGAGCCTGTTGGAAAGATATTCCAGCTTGATGAAAATTGGGAAAAGCCATGCTTTTTGAACTCCGTCTTACTCACAAGGATTTTGGCTTGATCCAATTCTTTATTAAAGTAATTGAAGCTTTTGATTGTCTCTTGCATTTTTTCGAAATAATTGTATTTTATCAAAAAAGGTTCAGAATCCAAAAGTTTTCCTTGAACACCTAAAAAAATCCAACCTTCTGCTGGTAAAGCTACAGCTCCTAAGATGGCTTCATTTCTATAAACGAGTCCAACGGATACGGCATATTCAGAGGTATGATTCATAAATTCTCGAGTTCCATCGATGGGATCAACTATCCATAAGTAATCATAAGCGAATCTTTTTTCTTCACTTTTCGATTCTTCAGATAAATAATAAGCTTCTGGGAAAAGAGAACCAAGTTTTTCTTTCAAAAAATCATTCACTAAAATATCCGCAGACGTAATTGGATGGTGGTTACCTTTATAATCAATGCTGAAATTTTTCTCTCTTTGTAAGGATACTAAAATTCTACTAACTTCTTCTAAATTTATAATAAGTGGTTCAATCAAAGATAAAACTTTCACCGAGTTTGGTTTGGAGCTGGCGGGGCCGTGTTTCTATCTTTTTCTTTATCATGGTCTTCTTCTGAAAATTCATCCATGATTAAAAACTTTTCATAAATAGGTGCTTGAATGAAAAATCTTGGGTCATTTGCAAAATCAAACCTAACAATAAAAAATTTATACTTCACATAATAAATATTTGGACCGAGAGGTGCTTCCCAACTTAGGTTTTCTATGGTCAAGTCTTTTAGGTATTTGTCCCCTTCGTAAAAAAATCTTCTTTGAATTGCCATCTTCATGGCACGAAGAAGATTATTTTGTAGAGTCTGCATTTGTTCTTTTTCGGAGCGGAATTTTCTTCGTATCCCTTCTTCTACTGCTCGAAACTCACTCATGACTCCTTCTTTTGGTCCTGCTTCTAAATAAGACAAACTGAGTGGTATGATGAGAAACAAAAAGACTATTTTCTTCATGATTTCCATATCGAAAAATTAATTGCTTAACTTTATTTTGCAAAGTACTTTAAGCATTTTCGAAAACAATTTTATTAATTTCGTTTTCTGGGATATTATATTTTTGAGAAAAGCTCAATAAAATGAGAAATTCTCGATTGCCCTTTGCACCCAAGATAGGAGATACTGTAAGAGCATTGACGTAATAACCAAGCTTAATGACTTGATTAATGACAATTTCTATGGCTTTTTTGTGGAGAACTGGATCCTTTACGATGCCATTTTTTACTTCTTTTTTTGAGAGCTCAAACTGAGGCTTTACCAGCGCTACCCCAGAAGAATCATGATGAAGCAACTCTTTTATAGTGACAAGAATTTTTGTTTGTGAAATGAAAGAAACATCTGAACAAAAAAAATCAATCGGCTCAGGAATGATTTCTTTCGTTAGATAACGAGCATTTGTATTTTCAATGGAAATGACGTTGGGATGATTTTTAAGCTTTTCGTGGAGTAAGTTTTCCCCCACATCAATAGCATAAACTTTCCTAGCTCCATATTGTAAAAGACAATCGGTGAAACCTCCTGTTGATGCACCTATGTCCATGCAAACTTTATCTCGAACATCAAGTTGAAAAGTGAGAATGGCTTTTTCTAATTTATAACCTCCTCGAGAAACAAATTTTTCTTTTTGTTTTATTATGATTTCATCATCGTAAGAGATTTTCGTACTCGCCTTTTGGATTTTCTGATTGTTGACGTAAACTTCACCTTTGAGTATCAAAACCTGAGCTTTTTGTCTTGATTCGACTAACCCTTTTTCAACGAGAATTTTATCAATTCTTTCTTTTTTGGTTTTTTTGGTTTTTTGATTCATTTATCGATGTTCTTTGCTAAAGAAAATCGCTAATAGACTTATAGCTAAAAAGCCAATCAACAATAAGAAGGCTTTTTGATAGGCAAAAAAAGAATATACCCTTGAGGCATTCAAAAGATGTCCTTCCCAATGAAAATCCAAGATCAAACCAAATAATGGCTGTAATACGGCAGCTCCTAAAAATCCTCCCATGTTGGCTATTCCTGTTGCACTCCC
The sequence above is a segment of the Leptospiraceae bacterium genome. Coding sequences within it:
- a CDS encoding PQQ-binding-like beta-propeller repeat protein; the encoded protein is MEKTQVSTLSERDFLQAMKAISSILFLLLIVNCSKQYNWIEYRGHQGSGYTSEHIFPPLGLKWKIKIQEERMRAKRAFNPPIVIDDVIYFGSPDGNFYAFDLNTGYMKWIFKTKGAVNSVPFADDQNVYFGSNDGNVYAVNRKTGEEVWSFYTGKTVQSLVLRYKDYIIFTSDTGATYFLDLDGKPVFQLPNPVWSHHTFQVQDDIVYWAPQGRRFGAYDINQRRFLWYVDVTAPYPLWYSFPAIDDENIYFSSSFYKGYEVEFNYYAVNRFTGELKWQYTDTYQHSLYYPVNEYTLFLDHVELLDYLAPTLWENLVIYTSGDTIVRAFDKNSGDLVWTKKLDFPSSSAPTVAGARIYFGVNGISEATDSGLFVQAPKLVCLSAKDGTTLWEYPTEGAVLNSPLISNGKIILGTDENVFYVLEEVFHFEIFPFLR
- a CDS encoding flagellar hook-basal body protein is translated as MLRGIYTAATGMIMNHYKMDVIANNLANVDKTAFKAEDAIFKSFPEMLIRRTRDDGLGWVPIGSFDLAPIVGKLGTGVELNEVFIRFEKGALKKTDNHFDLAIDDKSMESPAFFVVLTDRGEKLTRSGNFTLDKDGFLVTHDGFPLLGEKGPIRVSRWNWIVKENGEIWINRKYGNDPLIGTNETQNQWEEPVLLDRIKIRTVEFPRELKKEGNSFYSITPESGPMLEFKEEFFPKILQGYLEASNVNIVREMTKMIEVQREYEANQKSITTHDNLLGKLINEVAR
- a CDS encoding ATP-grasp domain-containing protein; protein product: MFVSLGAGKNQIPLITALKNLQIPVIGIDQNPNSIGKKYCDVFYQNSIYDKEKIIKLLRPYKNQLLGIYTRSFGKAIQIANELAFLLELPHNPINAIQQYQDKKNIIKIALHHRDLKTQKNMIENLNNAKTWIIKPKDSYCFYAKKNIILEKNWDKVQPYLQNENFIVEPYYEGSEYIFFGVVIDGQLYPLLITQKERILEGELIFCDFSHFFPNDLDPETKYKIFQICQYIVKKTEIQIGPFLAEFVVSKNEIFFIEAAPEIGGEGIPDFMFPEILNIPYFEMIVDLYSKKPIKNKNFYKELLYKKLLEKKEKSMLIQFILQEESYFQNLIFPKELYMSPYYYYSEILKDPNTKTYYQNKNQDRLGFFVLSGKVPLEILQKEKDIILKKTIINYSENSL
- a CDS encoding TlyA family RNA methyltransferase; the encoded protein is MNQKTKKTKKERIDKILVEKGLVESRQKAQVLILKGEVYVNNQKIQKASTKISYDDEIIIKQKEKFVSRGGYKLEKAILTFQLDVRDKVCMDIGASTGGFTDCLLQYGARKVYAIDVGENLLHEKLKNHPNVISIENTNARYLTKEIIPEPIDFFCSDVSFISQTKILVTIKELLHHDSSGVALVKPQFELSKKEVKNGIVKDPVLHKKAIEIVINQVIKLGYYVNALTVSPILGAKGNREFLILLSFSQKYNIPENEINKIVFENA